One window of Candidatus Dependentiae bacterium genomic DNA carries:
- the rplF gene encoding 50S ribosomal protein L6, giving the protein MSKIGRKPIDIGGAQIEVKGNEVHYKGKKASGVYVIPSLLAIELNGKELSLVPQQQTSDTNRVWGLHRALLANKITGADVGFEKQVRIVGLGYKALLTGTNIQFALGFSHKIDFPLPQNITVEIDKSGQLMTFRSSDKDLLGQVCSDVRSLRPPEPYKGTGIQYVGEVIRRKAGKAKS; this is encoded by the coding sequence ATGTCAAAAATCGGTAGAAAACCTATAGATATAGGTGGCGCACAGATAGAAGTTAAAGGTAATGAAGTTCATTACAAAGGCAAAAAAGCGTCCGGTGTTTATGTAATACCCTCTCTTTTAGCTATAGAACTAAATGGTAAAGAACTTAGTTTAGTGCCTCAGCAACAAACAAGCGATACTAATAGAGTATGGGGTTTGCATCGTGCATTACTGGCTAATAAAATTACCGGTGCTGATGTAGGCTTTGAAAAACAAGTACGTATAGTGGGGCTTGGTTATAAAGCATTACTTACGGGAACAAACATACAATTTGCTCTTGGTTTCAGTCATAAAATCGATTTTCCTTTACCACAAAATATTACCGTGGAAATCGATAAAAGCGGCCAATTGATGACATTTAGATCTTCTGATAAAGATCTTTTAGGTCAAGTATGTAGTGATGTTCGCTCGTTACGTCCACCAGAACCGTATAAAGGTACTGGTATTCAATACGTTGGTGAAGTAATTAGACGTAAAGCTGGAAAAGCTAAATCATAA
- the rpsH gene encoding 30S ribosomal protein S8: MSVDTIGDFLTIIRNGVLASKREVVAPYSNLKYEIAQILKAEGFVRDALVQEGDDSHKQIKLSLKYVDGESAIHEIKRISTPGRRNYKGVASVNPVIGGLGITILTTNRGVITNKKARQLSVGGEVLCTVW, translated from the coding sequence ACGTAATGGCGTATTAGCGTCAAAAAGAGAAGTGGTTGCACCCTACTCAAACTTAAAGTATGAAATAGCTCAAATTCTCAAAGCTGAGGGTTTTGTTCGTGATGCTTTAGTACAAGAAGGTGACGATAGCCACAAACAGATTAAACTATCACTTAAATATGTTGATGGTGAATCTGCTATTCATGAAATTAAACGTATAAGTACTCCTGGACGTCGAAATTATAAAGGCGTCGCCAGTGTTAATCCGGTAATTGGTGGTCTTGGTATTACCATATTAACTACCAATCGTGGAGTAATAACAAATAAAAAGGCTCGCCAACTTTCAGTAGGTGGTGAAGTTCTTTGTACGGTCTGGTAA
- the rpsE gene encoding 30S ribosomal protein S5, translated as MAETKEFVDKVVSVNRVTKVTKGGKRFSFSAFVVSGDQHGRVGIGLGKSREVSTAIAKATALARKKMITIALRGTTIPYNVAGKHGSTRVVINSAYKGTGLIAGGAMRALLEAVGVKDVLAKCIGTSRCGQNVVKATLNALSKCRSAERIAQLRGKTIEQVVKGDDYVNAE; from the coding sequence ATGGCAGAAACAAAAGAATTCGTAGATAAAGTAGTAAGCGTAAATCGCGTTACTAAAGTTACTAAAGGTGGAAAAAGATTTTCTTTTTCAGCTTTTGTAGTTTCAGGTGATCAGCATGGGCGCGTAGGTATCGGACTTGGAAAAAGTCGTGAAGTATCGACCGCAATTGCTAAAGCTACTGCTTTAGCTCGTAAAAAAATGATTACTATAGCATTACGTGGTACAACTATACCTTATAACGTTGCTGGTAAACACGGATCTACACGAGTAGTTATCAACTCAGCCTACAAGGGCACAGGGTTAATAGCTGGTGGTGCAATGCGTGCATTACTTGAAGCAGTTGGTGTAAAAGATGTTCTTGCTAAATGCATAGGCACATCACGTTGTGGTCAAAACGTAGTAAAAGCAACGCTTAATGCTCTGTCTAAGTGCAGATCAGCAGAACGCATTGCTCAGCTTCGTGGTAAAACAATTGAGCAAGTAGTGAAAGGTGATGATTATGTCAATGCTGAGTAA
- the rplO gene encoding 50S ribosomal protein L15, with product MIMSMLSNLVSIVKKRKTIGRGGSRGGTSGKGNKGQKARSGAHIGVLFEGGQMPLTRRLPKRGFTNAPFKITYEIVNLVQLNTIFDNGAIVTKEALIEKGVIKAGKKALVKVLGNGALDKNLIVHAHAFSKTAAQTISDKGGEVHVIKEK from the coding sequence ATGATTATGTCAATGCTGAGTAACTTAGTCTCAATAGTTAAAAAACGTAAAACGATAGGTCGCGGCGGTAGTCGTGGTGGCACTTCAGGTAAAGGTAATAAAGGTCAAAAAGCTCGCTCAGGCGCGCATATTGGCGTACTTTTTGAAGGTGGCCAAATGCCACTAACTAGAAGATTACCAAAACGTGGATTTACAAATGCTCCATTTAAAATAACTTATGAAATTGTCAATCTTGTACAATTAAATACTATATTTGATAATGGTGCAATTGTTACCAAAGAAGCTCTTATTGAAAAAGGTGTTATAAAAGCTGGTAAAAAAGCTTTAGTTAAGGTACTTGGTAATGGTGCTCTTGACAAGAATCTTATTGTGCATGCTCATGCTTTCAGCAAAACTGCAGCACAAACAATATCAGATAAAGGCGGAGAAGTTCACGTAATAAAGGAGAAGTAA
- a CDS encoding 50S ribosomal protein L18, protein MAARTQRRAQRVRQRLKNGESPRVSVFRSLTNIYAQIIDDKQHKTLVSCSSLELKDLTGDKQAVARAVGLELAQRALKNGVTTVVFDRGPFLYHGRVKALAEGLREGGLHI, encoded by the coding sequence ATAGCTGCACGTACACAAAGAAGAGCACAACGTGTACGTCAACGCTTGAAAAATGGGGAATCTCCTCGTGTTTCAGTGTTTAGAAGCTTAACTAATATTTATGCTCAAATTATTGATGATAAACAACACAAAACCCTTGTAAGCTGTTCATCGTTAGAACTTAAAGATCTAACAGGTGATAAGCAAGCAGTAGCGCGTGCAGTTGGTTTAGAACTTGCACAGCGTGCTTTAAAAAATGGTGTAACAACCGTTGTGTTTGACCGTGGTCCCTTTTTATACCATGGCAGAGTAAAAGCGCTTGCTGAAGGTTTGCGTGAAGGTGGATTACACATATAA